From Erwinia sp. HDF1-3R, one genomic window encodes:
- the wzzE gene encoding ECA polysaccharide chain length modulation protein, with the protein MTHPDAADNELDIRGLCCALWRGKLWIIGGALALALLAFLGSLLMTPQWSTTAITDRPTVTLLGGYYSQQQFLNNLDTHASNGSVTPPSVMDQAYQEFVRQLSAWDTRRDFWLQSRYYKQRQTGNAHDDATKLDEMINNIQFQPADTAKNVSDTVRLVAETSADANTLLRQYVAFANQRAATHLNDDVTGAWAARTIQLKAQVKRQEAVANAIYQRQVNSVEQALKIARQQGFEQAKTSTPVEQLPDSELFLLGRPLLQGRLENLQATGPGYELDYLQNRAMLSTLNVGPTLVESFQTYRYLRTPEEPVKRDSPRRLFLMIMWGAVGALAGAGTALVRRPRGRARNAHSAT; encoded by the coding sequence ATGACGCATCCTGATGCTGCCGATAACGAACTGGATATTCGCGGCCTTTGCTGCGCCCTCTGGAGGGGGAAGCTGTGGATTATCGGCGGTGCGCTGGCGCTGGCGCTGCTGGCCTTTCTCGGCTCGCTGCTGATGACGCCACAGTGGAGCACGACTGCCATTACCGATCGCCCAACGGTTACTCTGCTGGGCGGCTATTACTCGCAGCAGCAGTTTTTGAATAATCTGGATACTCATGCCAGCAATGGCAGCGTCACGCCGCCGTCCGTGATGGATCAGGCCTATCAGGAATTCGTCAGGCAGCTTTCGGCCTGGGATACGCGGCGGGACTTCTGGCTGCAATCCCGCTACTACAAACAGCGGCAAACCGGCAACGCGCATGACGACGCGACGAAACTGGATGAGATGATAAACAATATTCAGTTTCAGCCCGCGGATACGGCCAAAAATGTCAGTGACACGGTCAGGCTGGTGGCAGAAACCTCTGCGGATGCCAATACGCTGCTGCGCCAGTACGTGGCCTTCGCTAATCAGCGGGCGGCCACGCATCTGAACGACGACGTAACCGGTGCCTGGGCAGCGCGCACTATTCAGCTGAAAGCGCAGGTGAAGCGGCAGGAGGCGGTTGCCAACGCGATATACCAGCGTCAGGTGAACAGCGTAGAGCAGGCATTAAAAATTGCCCGCCAGCAGGGTTTTGAGCAGGCGAAGACCTCCACGCCGGTCGAGCAGCTGCCTGACTCTGAACTCTTCCTGCTGGGACGCCCTCTGCTACAGGGGCGGCTGGAGAATTTGCAGGCCACCGGCCCCGGCTACGAGCTGGACTACCTGCAAAACAGAGCGATGTTGTCCACCCTCAACGTGGGTCCCACCCTGGTGGAGTCTTTCCAGACTTATCGCTATCTGCGTACGCCAGAGGAGCCAGTGAAACGCGACAGCCCGCGTCGCCTGTTTTTAATGATTATGTGGGGTGCAGTAGGCGCTTTAGCCGGGGCAGGGACTGCTCTGGTACGCCGCCCTCGTGGTCGGGCGCGTAATGCGCATTCAGCGACCTAA